Proteins encoded within one genomic window of Zavarzinella sp.:
- a CDS encoding J domain-containing protein, translating to MAQESEHLPADHRKWPVDPFELLGVTRSSTEKDAKRAYTRLIKQYKPEHAPEQFQLIRKAYESVQWYLKLYAPEPATTETEELPAPISEPEQTSTPIDENSFINEFAENPLPPDKPLLASDLDQLFGRTASDKPPPVKDLPPPPEVEKPSDICWNMVMAGETVEAYQLLQQLLEKPSRKAEAYFQLYWLLTFHPELDPTRQPIEYLIRLLEIDASSHRVIQAVQQELNKSPEAALSDQWEAMLPKLPRSSDLCKLLTFRIEVLCDLREYEVVLDLLKLYSAAISIDNELELLNLLVKIMGRVVWFPQRPECVEVRKFCLQSIRDLEHLSVQASQTFDDLDYLRETVSSWLKCVPNRNAKSAVLLMREAWSKMHFQIGHLVEQFAAEVMREPIVWLNRFDRMYYDGGITALAFMQVNLESHFYTLNLKWEGNPVPATWKREMRQALKHSRRYLLDLRKQIVDIAFTWGVSVDAIAQEYSETLVQVGEEGCHLSAAIYGDVPLRILSYAQMIAMG from the coding sequence GTGGCCCAAGAATCGGAACATTTACCTGCGGATCACCGCAAATGGCCAGTCGATCCTTTCGAATTACTCGGTGTCACGCGCAGTTCTACCGAGAAAGACGCAAAACGTGCGTATACACGACTCATCAAGCAGTACAAGCCCGAACATGCACCCGAACAGTTTCAACTGATTCGGAAAGCCTACGAAAGCGTGCAGTGGTACCTGAAGTTGTACGCACCAGAGCCTGCCACTACAGAAACCGAAGAATTACCGGCACCGATTTCTGAGCCAGAACAGACAAGCACGCCGATTGATGAAAACTCTTTCATTAATGAGTTTGCCGAAAACCCATTACCACCCGACAAACCTCTGCTGGCATCCGATCTGGACCAGTTATTTGGGCGAACTGCATCCGACAAACCACCACCTGTAAAGGATTTGCCCCCACCGCCTGAGGTGGAGAAACCTTCTGATATCTGTTGGAATATGGTGATGGCGGGGGAGACCGTCGAGGCTTATCAGTTACTCCAACAACTTCTCGAGAAACCTTCACGCAAAGCCGAGGCCTATTTTCAGCTTTACTGGCTTCTGACCTTCCATCCGGAACTCGACCCCACCCGTCAGCCGATAGAGTATTTGATCCGATTGCTGGAAATCGATGCTTCCAGCCACCGTGTTATTCAGGCGGTGCAGCAGGAATTGAACAAATCGCCGGAAGCCGCACTGTCTGATCAGTGGGAAGCAATGCTGCCCAAATTGCCCAGATCATCCGATTTGTGCAAATTGCTTACTTTTCGCATCGAAGTGCTCTGCGATTTACGCGAATATGAGGTGGTATTGGACCTGCTGAAGTTGTATTCTGCCGCGATCAGCATTGATAATGAACTGGAATTGCTGAATCTGCTTGTAAAAATCATGGGGCGGGTGGTCTGGTTTCCCCAGCGACCGGAATGTGTTGAAGTACGAAAGTTCTGTCTGCAAAGCATTCGAGATTTAGAGCACCTGTCGGTGCAGGCGTCGCAGACTTTTGACGACCTGGATTATCTGCGGGAAACGGTCAGCAGTTGGCTGAAGTGTGTTCCAAACCGGAATGCGAAATCAGCCGTGTTGCTGATGCGGGAAGCATGGTCGAAGATGCACTTCCAGATTGGCCACTTGGTGGAGCAATTTGCAGCTGAAGTAATGCGTGAACCAATTGTCTGGCTGAATCGATTTGATCGCATGTATTATGATGGGGGAATCACCGCACTGGCATTTATGCAGGTGAACCTGGAATCTCACTTTTATACGCTGAACCTGAAGTGGGAAGGCAACCCGGTACCCGCCACCTGGAAACGGGAAATGCGCCAGGCTTTGAAACATTCCCGCCGGTACCTGCTGGATTTGCGGAAACAAATCGTCGACATTGCATTCACCTGGGGTGTTTCAGTCGATGCGATTGCTCAGGAATATTCGGAAACACTGGTTCAGGTGGGTGAAGAAGGCTGCCACCTGAGTGCTGCGATATACGGCGATGTACCATTGCGAATCCTCAGCTATGCCCAGATGATCGCAATGGGATAG
- a CDS encoding FAD-binding domain-containing protein gives MTAPRMIWWVKRDARLHDNAVLHAAQQLRATVLPIFCWEPTIINASDYSDMHCHAQWQAVRSLRQQLRARNLDLLIAHGDVVEKLAKLHAVLPFTHMGSHEEVGNNLTYQRDRAVAQWCHEAGVSYIEFPQSSVKRGGVNRDHLQRWWQQRVVDVAPLPIPEIRQIPEETAIAQATGFPRWRAFRDHPEWQSVSEADAHATLNDFLTHRGKWYRGGISSPNTADRAGSRLSVHLAWGTISTRQIWHAVQHRLQHMDPEDPDTARWRASLHAFLSRLHWRDHFTQRLESEPELEFRSIHPSYRDVPYENAPTLQVAWEQGTTGYPLVDAVMRCLARTGFVNFRMRAMVVSFACHVLHLDWRVIHPHLARVFRDYDPGIHLNQLQMQAGVVGWNAIRVYNPTKQLQDWDNQCRFVKRWLPELRTVQAHRILHHVEEPVEHYAPPVVDFARRSQQMSKWLYSIRKTTAAIAATKAVYQKHGSRKKETSFRVRRTPKKKSKNQPTLFDD, from the coding sequence ATGACTGCTCCCAGAATGATTTGGTGGGTCAAGCGCGATGCCCGCCTGCACGATAATGCGGTGTTGCACGCTGCACAGCAGTTGCGTGCCACGGTGCTGCCTATCTTCTGCTGGGAACCCACGATCATCAATGCGAGCGATTATTCGGACATGCACTGCCATGCCCAGTGGCAGGCGGTACGCTCGCTGCGACAGCAACTACGTGCCAGAAATCTGGATCTGCTGATTGCCCACGGCGACGTGGTAGAAAAACTGGCCAAACTGCACGCGGTGCTGCCATTTACCCACATGGGCAGTCATGAGGAAGTGGGTAACAATCTGACCTACCAGCGAGACCGTGCTGTGGCACAATGGTGCCACGAAGCAGGTGTGAGTTACATTGAATTTCCCCAAAGCAGTGTAAAACGTGGGGGAGTGAATCGCGATCATTTGCAACGCTGGTGGCAACAAAGGGTTGTCGATGTAGCCCCATTGCCCATTCCGGAAATCAGACAGATACCTGAAGAAACAGCGATTGCCCAGGCAACTGGTTTTCCCAGGTGGCGTGCGTTTCGGGATCATCCCGAATGGCAGTCAGTTTCGGAAGCAGATGCCCACGCGACGTTAAACGATTTTCTCACCCACCGTGGCAAGTGGTATCGTGGGGGAATCAGTTCGCCGAACACTGCGGACCGTGCCGGCTCTCGGTTGAGCGTGCATCTGGCCTGGGGCACCATCAGCACACGCCAGATATGGCATGCAGTGCAGCATCGCTTGCAACACATGGATCCTGAAGATCCGGACACCGCACGCTGGCGGGCAAGTCTGCACGCATTCCTTAGCCGTCTGCACTGGCGGGATCACTTTACTCAACGATTGGAAAGTGAGCCAGAATTGGAATTTCGCAGCATCCATCCCAGCTATCGTGATGTTCCTTATGAAAACGCCCCCACCTTGCAGGTAGCGTGGGAACAGGGCACCACCGGTTATCCGTTGGTTGATGCGGTGATGCGATGCCTGGCAAGAACTGGTTTTGTGAACTTTCGGATGCGGGCAATGGTGGTCAGTTTTGCCTGCCATGTGCTGCACCTCGATTGGCGTGTAATCCATCCCCACCTGGCGCGGGTATTTCGAGATTACGATCCTGGGATTCACTTGAACCAACTGCAGATGCAGGCAGGTGTCGTGGGCTGGAACGCGATTCGGGTTTACAATCCAACGAAGCAGTTGCAGGATTGGGATAACCAATGTCGGTTTGTGAAACGCTGGCTACCAGAGTTGCGGACAGTGCAAGCACACAGAATTCTGCATCATGTGGAAGAGCCTGTTGAGCACTACGCCCCACCCGTGGTTGACTTTGCCAGACGCAGTCAACAGATGAGTAAATGGTTATACAGCATTCGGAAAACAACTGCAGCGATTGCTGCCACAAAAGCGGTGTATCAGAAACATGGTTCACGGAAGAAAGAAACCAGTTTTCGCGTGCGACGCACACCGAAGAAGAAGTCAAAGAATCAGCCCACATTGTTTGATGATTAA
- the kdsB gene encoding 3-deoxy-manno-octulosonate cytidylyltransferase: MKTVIIIPARLASSRLPEKALLAETGKTLIQHVYERAIRVPNVADVIVATDHQKIMNAVQQFGGTVVMTSADHVSGTDRIAEVANSYPADCYVNLQGDEPYTPPEAVSLLVEQMHAHPSAEMGTLATPIQTEEVYHNPNCVKVVCTEGGKALYFSRSPIPYSRDVAADFTVQPPRYLHHLGIYAYRREALLKLAGMPPHPLELIEKLEQLRAIAAGWTIQVGVVQHFGRGIDTPEDYQRFVEDVRTGRFH, translated from the coding sequence TTGAAAACGGTCATCATAATTCCCGCACGTCTGGCATCGTCGCGTTTGCCGGAAAAGGCATTGTTGGCAGAAACGGGCAAAACATTAATTCAACATGTCTATGAGCGTGCGATCCGAGTGCCGAACGTGGCTGATGTGATTGTGGCCACCGATCATCAGAAAATTATGAATGCGGTGCAGCAGTTTGGCGGCACCGTTGTGATGACAAGTGCCGACCATGTTTCTGGCACTGATCGAATTGCAGAAGTCGCAAATTCTTATCCTGCCGATTGTTACGTCAATCTACAAGGCGACGAGCCTTACACTCCTCCGGAAGCAGTCTCGTTATTGGTCGAACAGATGCACGCCCACCCAAGTGCGGAAATGGGCACTCTGGCAACGCCAATTCAAACCGAAGAAGTCTACCACAATCCTAACTGTGTGAAGGTGGTATGCACAGAAGGTGGCAAAGCGTTATATTTCAGCCGCAGCCCCATTCCCTATTCACGTGATGTGGCAGCAGATTTTACAGTTCAGCCCCCACGCTACCTGCACCACCTGGGGATTTATGCCTATCGGCGGGAGGCTTTGCTGAAATTAGCAGGAATGCCACCCCACCCGCTGGAACTGATTGAAAAACTGGAACAGTTGCGTGCTATTGCTGCGGGCTGGACCATCCAGGTGGGTGTGGTGCAGCACTTCGGCAGAGGCATTGATACGCCTGAAGATTACCAGCGTTTTGTGGAAGATGTCCGTACCGGGCGTTTTCATTGA
- a CDS encoding prenyltransferase/squalene oxidase repeat-containing protein, whose amino-acid sequence MAREKEPVKTPKGGPSVIRPLEVAEVPTSTRVMTVYVPAFVISGGVHLILVVVMLFTNLFKDAELEAKPADAITAAEVNEAEEKPEAELTNEDLGLDPELEASVEVEREEEKLVENVVTDEAIGIADATLMDANQTQAIGPALNLDAASGFTGLESPDGVAAMGAGGGMGNFSTPGMMGRSGATRDKLLKAGGGNSESEAAVAKGLTWLARKQIKDGSNKGYWEYDTADGKEHNYKIAATGMALLPFLAAGETHKSGKKYREVVARGVEWLSSQVSLDGSMVKKVGISTPYSHAIGTVALCEAVGMTKDPSLKQIATRAVNFIINTQAGDGSWGYGMSRASEGDTSIVGWMVQALKSADIAEIRFDKAKAYKAITGFLNKVQEDSGAAYGYRTLGILPR is encoded by the coding sequence ATGGCTCGAGAAAAAGAACCTGTCAAAACACCCAAGGGGGGACCATCGGTCATCCGCCCGTTGGAAGTTGCCGAAGTGCCCACCAGCACACGGGTCATGACCGTTTATGTACCAGCATTCGTCATCAGCGGTGGGGTTCACCTGATCCTGGTGGTGGTGATGCTGTTCACCAACCTGTTTAAAGACGCGGAACTGGAAGCAAAGCCAGCCGATGCGATTACCGCTGCTGAAGTGAATGAAGCGGAGGAAAAGCCAGAAGCGGAACTGACCAACGAAGACCTGGGTTTGGATCCAGAACTGGAAGCTTCGGTTGAAGTGGAACGTGAAGAAGAAAAATTGGTTGAAAACGTGGTTACCGATGAAGCCATCGGTATTGCGGATGCCACCTTGATGGATGCCAACCAGACCCAGGCCATTGGACCTGCGTTGAATCTGGATGCCGCATCCGGTTTCACGGGTCTGGAATCACCAGACGGCGTTGCAGCCATGGGTGCTGGCGGTGGCATGGGGAACTTTTCAACCCCAGGGATGATGGGCCGTTCCGGCGCCACCCGCGACAAACTGCTGAAAGCAGGTGGTGGTAATTCTGAATCCGAAGCTGCAGTGGCCAAAGGTCTGACCTGGCTGGCACGCAAGCAGATTAAAGATGGTTCCAATAAAGGTTATTGGGAATACGATACCGCTGACGGTAAAGAGCACAACTACAAGATTGCTGCGACCGGCATGGCACTGCTCCCCTTCCTGGCTGCGGGCGAAACCCACAAGTCGGGCAAGAAATATCGCGAAGTGGTTGCACGTGGTGTCGAATGGCTTTCTTCTCAGGTGAGCCTCGATGGTTCCATGGTGAAGAAAGTGGGCATCAGTACTCCTTACTCACACGCGATCGGAACGGTGGCCCTGTGCGAAGCCGTGGGGATGACCAAAGACCCCAGCCTGAAACAGATTGCCACCCGCGCGGTGAACTTCATTATCAACACCCAGGCAGGTGATGGTAGCTGGGGTTACGGCATGAGCCGGGCCAGCGAAGGTGATACTTCGATCGTGGGCTGGATGGTGCAGGCACTGAAAAGTGCGGACATTGCCGAAATCCGCTTTGACAAAGCGAAAGCTTACAAGGCGATTACCGGCTTTCTGAACAAAGTGCAGGAAGACTCGGGTGCTGCATATGGCTATCGCACCCTGGGAATTCTCCCACGCTGA
- a CDS encoding heterodisulfide reductase-related iron-sulfur binding cluster: MTVAAEKHPLPVVAGHGPKIDYQLILDCVHCGLCTSACPTYVENGNEADSPRGRIYLMRNVIDGKLPLDNGVKQHLDLCLNCRACETACPSGVQYGKLIEPFRTYMGELEPGRQVATLSRLQRWLLFNVFPSRFRTRLALAPARLAQWTGLDWLCRTTGVYRLLPKKLRTMQAMLPPLHVHYGKLPEVLPAEGVRRARVGLFLGCVADAIYPETQLATARVLQKNGCEVVIPRSQTCCGALHYHAAYEDPAKEYAAQNLAAFGFSSDQMNDLDAVIINAAGCGAMVQDYGHLLHDTPHASAAEQFVKKAKDISQFLIDLGPVRPTRSLPIKATYHDACHLRHAQQIASAPRQLLEMIPGLELIPLPESEICCGAAGSYNLTQPQMAQQLGDRKAAKIVDTGAQAVLMGNVGCLMQVTKHLQALKPDIWVAHTIDALWAAYGGPLPRQFEQ; this comes from the coding sequence ATGACAGTTGCTGCCGAAAAACACCCACTTCCCGTGGTTGCTGGGCACGGACCAAAGATCGATTATCAGTTGATTCTCGATTGTGTCCATTGTGGCCTATGTACCAGTGCCTGCCCGACTTACGTCGAAAATGGCAACGAAGCCGACAGCCCACGTGGGCGAATTTATCTGATGCGGAATGTGATTGATGGGAAGCTGCCACTCGACAATGGTGTGAAGCAACACCTTGACCTCTGCCTGAACTGCCGGGCTTGTGAAACAGCATGCCCTTCCGGGGTGCAGTACGGCAAACTGATCGAACCATTCCGAACTTACATGGGCGAACTGGAACCCGGTCGCCAGGTGGCAACGCTCAGCCGGCTACAACGTTGGTTGCTGTTCAACGTTTTTCCATCGCGTTTCCGCACCCGGCTGGCGCTGGCACCTGCCCGACTGGCACAATGGACTGGCCTCGACTGGTTGTGCCGCACCACAGGTGTGTACCGGTTGTTGCCAAAGAAATTACGCACCATGCAGGCAATGCTTCCCCCACTGCATGTGCACTATGGAAAATTGCCCGAAGTTCTGCCTGCAGAAGGAGTTCGGCGGGCCAGGGTGGGCTTGTTTCTGGGCTGTGTGGCCGATGCGATTTATCCGGAAACACAACTAGCCACTGCCCGTGTGCTGCAAAAAAATGGCTGTGAAGTGGTGATCCCACGTTCCCAGACCTGTTGTGGGGCCTTGCACTACCACGCTGCGTATGAGGATCCTGCCAAAGAATATGCCGCACAGAATCTGGCGGCGTTTGGCTTCAGCTCCGACCAAATGAATGATCTGGATGCGGTTATCATTAACGCTGCCGGTTGTGGGGCGATGGTTCAGGACTATGGCCATTTACTGCACGATACCCCCCATGCGAGTGCGGCAGAGCAATTTGTGAAAAAAGCGAAAGATATTTCTCAATTTCTGATCGATCTTGGCCCAGTTCGCCCCACAAGATCATTACCGATCAAAGCAACTTACCACGATGCCTGTCATCTGCGGCACGCCCAACAGATAGCCAGTGCCCCACGGCAATTACTTGAAATGATTCCCGGGCTGGAACTGATCCCACTGCCGGAAAGCGAAATCTGTTGTGGAGCAGCCGGAAGCTATAATTTGACGCAACCACAGATGGCACAACAACTGGGGGATCGCAAAGCGGCAAAAATTGTGGACACAGGTGCCCAGGCGGTGTTGATGGGCAATGTGGGCTGTTTAATGCAGGTGACAAAGCACTTGCAGGCACTGAAACCAGACATCTGGGTGGCCCACACGATCGATGCACTATGGGCAGCCTATGGTGGCCCACTGCCCAGGCAGTTTGAACAATAG
- a CDS encoding PhoPQ-activated protein PqaA family protein, producing MNRLLVALIAVSCFTHSSYADLKEYVQKKDAAFQWKLVRTVEAESGTAYTIDLVSQKWQGIVWDHTLVVVMPKGSKPGDTIFLWNDGGKPSSISSLVTFELARRSKVPMAFLYGIPKQPLFEGKREDHLIAETFVRYLQSKDESWPLLFPMVKSLVRAMDCLEEFSKKEWKTDVKSFVVAGASKRGWTAWLTGAIDSRVKAISPMVIDTLNFQKQLPHQMKSYGKPSDMIAPYTLRGLVPIPNTPIAEKLWQMIDPWVYRKDLEMPKLIVNGCNDPYWTQDALNLYWDDLKGDKWVLYVPNAGHGLEETLPDGSKSRIKAISTVAAYAYVQANKKSFPKLSWEHATKGDQLTVKVASTTKPIGARLWYADSATRDFRKSQWKSVECTDCTKEVSASVGKPSTGFRCLFLESDYNIDEHPLHLSTQLRIVGTEK from the coding sequence ATGAATAGACTCCTAGTTGCACTAATCGCCGTAAGTTGCTTTACGCATTCCAGTTACGCCGACCTGAAAGAATATGTCCAGAAAAAAGACGCGGCCTTCCAGTGGAAGTTGGTCCGCACGGTGGAAGCGGAATCAGGCACTGCGTACACGATTGATCTGGTTTCCCAGAAATGGCAGGGCATTGTCTGGGACCACACCCTTGTAGTTGTAATGCCCAAAGGCAGCAAACCGGGTGATACGATCTTTTTGTGGAATGATGGCGGCAAACCGAGCAGCATTTCGTCGTTGGTGACATTCGAACTGGCTCGGCGGAGCAAAGTTCCAATGGCCTTTCTTTACGGAATACCCAAACAGCCACTATTCGAAGGAAAACGCGAAGACCACCTGATTGCGGAAACTTTTGTGCGTTACCTGCAATCGAAGGATGAAAGCTGGCCGCTGTTGTTCCCAATGGTCAAAAGTCTAGTGCGGGCGATGGACTGCCTGGAAGAGTTTTCCAAAAAAGAATGGAAAACCGATGTGAAAAGCTTCGTCGTGGCGGGTGCTTCTAAACGTGGCTGGACCGCCTGGCTGACGGGTGCAATTGACTCCCGCGTGAAGGCGATCAGCCCGATGGTTATTGATACGCTGAATTTTCAGAAGCAATTGCCCCACCAGATGAAGTCGTACGGCAAACCTAGCGACATGATCGCACCGTATACCCTGCGGGGCCTGGTGCCAATTCCCAATACACCGATTGCCGAAAAACTATGGCAGATGATCGATCCGTGGGTGTACCGCAAAGACCTGGAAATGCCCAAGTTGATCGTGAATGGCTGCAATGACCCATATTGGACGCAGGACGCACTGAATCTGTATTGGGATGACCTGAAAGGCGACAAATGGGTGCTTTACGTTCCAAACGCTGGCCACGGTCTGGAAGAAACGCTCCCCGATGGTTCCAAATCCCGCATTAAGGCGATCAGCACGGTGGCTGCGTATGCTTATGTGCAGGCAAATAAGAAATCATTCCCCAAATTATCGTGGGAACATGCCACGAAGGGGGATCAGTTGACGGTGAAAGTAGCCAGCACGACCAAGCCCATCGGTGCAAGGCTCTGGTATGCCGATTCTGCCACCAGAGACTTCCGCAAATCACAATGGAAAAGCGTGGAATGCACCGATTGCACCAAAGAAGTTTCTGCCAGTGTGGGCAAACCGAGCACCGGTTTTCGCTGCCTGTTTCTGGAAAGTGATTACAATATCGATGAACATCCACTACATTTGAGTACCCAATTACGAATTGTGGGTACGGAGAAGTAA